A genome region from Gadus chalcogrammus isolate NIFS_2021 chromosome 5, NIFS_Gcha_1.0, whole genome shotgun sequence includes the following:
- the LOC130383245 gene encoding uncharacterized protein LOC130383245, with protein MSWMYVFIPIVWGAVVSSYTVELTVRPGENVALQCDCKLSTGETLKWFRNCSHENQPPRVVSWDVHNIDNSYKDLNMMWNDSSKSYILVIRNITDSHLGLYYCGTEKWVVIDGNKIVPKYIRRYGNVTTRISFGKPIDAGAGDPAAADCGRCWTLLVTLCPSSALLSLFLYFLCSHMVRAGKHPGVSQEARPLTLQHEDENYSRVFYAVLETPQHKGSHSFSARSASGL; from the exons ATGAGCTGGATGTATGTCTTCATACCCATCGTCTGGG GGGCTGTTGTGTCCTCTTACACAGTGGAGCTGACCGTGAGACCAGGAGAAAACGTTGCTCTGCAATGTGACTGTAAACTCTCAACTGGTGAAACTTTAAAGTGGTTCAGGAACTGTTCTCATGAGAATCAGCCCCCACGTGTTGTGAGCTGGGATGTACACAATATAGACAATTCGTACAAGGATCTGAATATGATGTGGAACGATTCTTCAAAATCATACATTTTAGTGATTAGGAACATCACTGATTCTCACCTTGGTCTCTACTACTGTGGAACTGAAAAATGGGTTGTGATAGATGGAAACAAGATAGTTCCAAAATATATCCGCAGATATGGAAATGTGACCACAAGGATATCATTTG GTAAGCCTATAGATGCCGGGGCTGGAGACCCTGCTGCTGCAGACTGTGGACGGTGCTGGACGCTGCTGGTCACCCTGTGCccgtcctctgctctcctctctttgtTCCTCTACTTCCTCTGCAGTCACATGG TTCGTGCCGGAAAACACCCTGGCGTTTCTCAGGAAGCCAGACCTTTAACACTGCAACATGAG GATGAAAACTACAGCCGTGTGTTTTATGCTGTGTTGGAAACTCCACAGCACAAAGGATCTCACAGCTTCTCCGCCCGCAGTGCGAGTGGGCTTTGA